Sequence from the Microbacterium sp. AZCO genome:
GCGTGATGTTACACCTCGGAAACACTCACGACACCGCTACGGATCCACAAGCTCGTAGATTGGATCCACAGCAAGCAACCCCGACCATGCACCACCCACGCGGCGGGACGCCGCCCGACGCTCCCACCACGTTGACGAAGCCCCGAGAGGAAATCGTATGTTCAGGAAGTATCCGTTAGCCGGAGTTGCGATCGTCGCAGCCGTGGGCGTCGCGCTCGCCGGCTGTGCCGCCGGCGGCGCCTCTGCACCCTCCGCGAGCAGCACCGACACCATGAATCTGGAGCTGTGGTACGCGCCGGCCACCTTCAATCCGGCTCTCGCCACGGCGACGTCGGACCTGCAGGATGCCCGCCTCGGCTTCGACACGCTGCTGCGCTCCGGCGAGGATGGCCTCATCGGCGGGTTGGCGACGAAGTGGGAGGCCACGACGTCGTCCGACTACACCTTCACGCTGCGAGACGATGCGACCTGTGCCGACGGCACCGCGATCACGCCCAGCGTCGTCGCCGCCTCGTTCGACTATCTCGTCGGGCTCCAGGATGCCGCGGCAGTGAACTGGAAGAACCAGGCGTTCGGTGCCGGAACGCCGACCTTCACCGCCGACGACGAGGCCGGCACGCTCGAGATCACGCTCAGCGAACCGTACTCGCAGCTGTTCGGCGGCATCTCGCAGCCAGGTCTCGGGGTGATCTGCCCCGCGGGTCTGGCGGACCCCGAGGGATTGGCCGCGGGAAGCGTCGAAGGCGCCTACTCGGGGCCCTACACGCTCACCGACCAGAAGGTCGGCGTGAGCGTCACGTACACCCTGCGCGACGATTACGACGCGTGGCCCGCGTGGACGGACGTCGAGGGCAAGCCCGCCAAGACGCTGAACTTCTCGGTGCAGCCCGACGGCACGACGAGCGCGAACCTCCTCGAATCGGGGGGCATCGACGGTGCCCGCTTCTACGACTCGAACGCCCTGCGCTTCGCCGATGAAGACGGCTACAGCACGGTCACCTTCGCCAGCTCGGCCTACAACCTCGTGTTCAACCAGGCGCCCGGTTCGGGCTCGGTCTTCGAAGGAGACCAGGAGCTGCGCGCGGCAGTCGCCCAGGCGATCGACCCGCAGGGATTCAACGACGCGGGGCTCGACGGACTGGGAAAGACGCAGTACACCGTCAACTCATCGGGGTACAGCTGCGCGCTGAAGGATGAGTCACTGCTCCAGAGCTTCGACCCTGCCGCAGCGACCGAGAAGCTCACCGGCAAGACGATCCGGCTGCTCCTCATGAGCAACTGGGACCCCGCGGCCGACTTCCTGGCGGAATCCCTCCGCGCCGCCGGAGCGACCGTCGAGGTCTCGGCTCCCGACCCCGCAGAGTGGACCAAGCAGATGCGCACCGAGCCGCAGAAGTGGGACCTCGCGGTGGCTGCGGAGAACGCCGGAACCGGTCTGATCCACCTGTCGATCGCCCGCTACCTCGGCCCGACCTACGCTCAGGGTGGCACCAACGTCGTCGGCGCGGACAACCCCGAGGGCACCGCGGCCTACGACGAGGCGATGGCCACGGCGGATCCGGACGCGCAGTGCGCGGCCTTCGAGGAGGCTCAGAAGACGATCCTCGAGCGCGTCGACATGATGCCGCTCATCACGGACACGCACCGCTACGTCACCCGCCCCGGCTTCGCGGCCCATGTGTTCAACGGATACTGGGACCCGACCGCGATGCGGATCACGGGCTGACCGCGTCCACCGCCCGGGCCGGAATCGAGAGGAGACTCGAACATGAGCATCATCCCCGTCGTCACCTCCATGCCTACCGGCCCGGGTGGACCCCCCATCGAGGGGGGCGGCCCTGAGCTCCCCGACGCCGCCGGCGGCGCCAAGGCCGCGTCTCTCGGCGGCGCCTGGCGGAGATTCGCACTCCGTCGGGCCGTCGGCCTCATCGTCAACGTCGCCCTCCTCGTGATCGTCACCTTCCTGATCGTCCAGCTGATCCCTGGCGATCCGGCGGTGGCGATCGCGGGGGAGAACGCGACACTGGCCCAGGTCGAGATGGTCCGCACGCAGCTGGGCCTCGATCAGCCCCTTCTCACGCAGTTCACGCACTACATCGCGGGAGTCGTCCAGGGCGACTTCGGCGACTCGTATCGGTACCGGGTCCCGGCCCTCGACGTCGTGATGGCCGCCGTCCCCTATACCCTCGCGATCACGATCCCCGCCGTGCTGCTGCTCCTCGTGGTAGGCATCATCGCCGGCATGTGGGTGGGAGTGGCCACGCGTGGCGACCGTCGCCGGCTTCTCGGGTCGACATTCAACGTCATCACGGGGTTCGTCTCCTCCGTGCCCGTCTACGTGCAGGCGACGGCTCTCGTCGTCGTCTTCGCGGTGTGGCTGCGGGCGTTGCCGCCGGCCTACTCCGCGGCATACGACCTGAGCAACGCCGCTATCCTCCCGGTCCTCTCCCTCACCCTCGGCGGCGCCTGCGCGGTCGCGCGGGTCGTCCGGCGGGAGGCCGCGGTGATCCTCGAGCAGGACTACATGCGCACGGCGCGGGGCTGGCGCCTCCCCGCGCTCGCTCTGTACGCGAAGCACATGCTTCCGAACCTGCTGACCACGGCTCTGACGCTGTCCGGCATCATCCTGACCGCGCTCCTGGGATCGGCCCTCATCACCGAAGCGGTCTTCGCGTGGCCCGGCCTTGGAGGCGTCATCGTGCAAGCGATCTCGATCGACAAGGATTACCCCGTCATTCGTGCGGCCGTCTTCGTCATCGGGCTCATCTCGCTCGTCATCACTCTCGCCATCGACGTGATCCTCGGGCTCATCGACCCGCGAACCCTGGGAGACTGAGCGTGGCAGACACCACTTCGCCCATCGAGACCGCGACCTCGGAGAAGCCTCGCGCGTTCGCCTGGAACGGCGGACTCATCGCAGGCCTCGTCATGCTGGCGATCATCGCCCTCGTCGCGATCTTCGCGCCGATCCTCCTGGGAGACCAGGCCAGCGGTCTCGGAAGCGGTCCGCCGAACTCGGGCTCGACCCCGGAGCACCCCCTCGGCACCGACACCCTCGGCCGCGACATGCTCGCTCGCACGCTCGTCGCCACGCGCCCCACGGTCCTGATGGCGACGGTGTCGACGGCGCTCGCCTCGATCGCCGGCATCGCGGTCGGCGTCGCGATCTGGCTGGCGCCGCGCCGCGTGCGCCAGTTCGGGCTTCGGTCGATCGAGTTCGCCGTGAGCTACCCGACCATGCTGGTGGCGATCATCGTCGCGGCGATCCTGGGCCAGGGCATGGTGCAGGTCGTCGTCGCGATCGCCGTCGCCAACACTGCCGGCTTCGCCCGGCTGACCGCGAACCTGGCTGCACGCATCGCCTCCAGCGAGTACGTGACGACCTCCCGGCTCATGGGCGTCCCCACTTCGCGGATCGCGCTGCGGCACGTGCTGCCGAACATGGCCGAACCGACGCTGATCCTGGTCGCCGGGGCGTTCGCGGGCACCCTCGTGGAGATCTCGGGCCTCTCCTTCCTCGGACTCGGCGCCCAGTCGCCCGCGTACGACTGGGGGACCCTGCTCAACGACGGTCTCAGCAAGATCATGGTCAACCCGATCGTCATCGTCGGTCCGGCCTTCGCGCTGACCTTCGCGTCGCTGGCAGCCCTCCTCGTGGGCGACGGCCTCGCCGCGGCGGCGAACCCCCGCTCCCATAATCGGCAGGCCCGACTCGTGCGGTCGACGCAGGCCGCGTCCGCGTCTCCCGTCGCCGATGACGTCGTGCTGGTGGCCGAGGG
This genomic interval carries:
- a CDS encoding ABC transporter substrate-binding protein → MFRKYPLAGVAIVAAVGVALAGCAAGGASAPSASSTDTMNLELWYAPATFNPALATATSDLQDARLGFDTLLRSGEDGLIGGLATKWEATTSSDYTFTLRDDATCADGTAITPSVVAASFDYLVGLQDAAAVNWKNQAFGAGTPTFTADDEAGTLEITLSEPYSQLFGGISQPGLGVICPAGLADPEGLAAGSVEGAYSGPYTLTDQKVGVSVTYTLRDDYDAWPAWTDVEGKPAKTLNFSVQPDGTTSANLLESGGIDGARFYDSNALRFADEDGYSTVTFASSAYNLVFNQAPGSGSVFEGDQELRAAVAQAIDPQGFNDAGLDGLGKTQYTVNSSGYSCALKDESLLQSFDPAAATEKLTGKTIRLLLMSNWDPAADFLAESLRAAGATVEVSAPDPAEWTKQMRTEPQKWDLAVAAENAGTGLIHLSIARYLGPTYAQGGTNVVGADNPEGTAAYDEAMATADPDAQCAAFEEAQKTILERVDMMPLITDTHRYVTRPGFAAHVFNGYWDPTAMRITG
- a CDS encoding ABC transporter permease, coding for MSIIPVVTSMPTGPGGPPIEGGGPELPDAAGGAKAASLGGAWRRFALRRAVGLIVNVALLVIVTFLIVQLIPGDPAVAIAGENATLAQVEMVRTQLGLDQPLLTQFTHYIAGVVQGDFGDSYRYRVPALDVVMAAVPYTLAITIPAVLLLLVVGIIAGMWVGVATRGDRRRLLGSTFNVITGFVSSVPVYVQATALVVVFAVWLRALPPAYSAAYDLSNAAILPVLSLTLGGACAVARVVRREAAVILEQDYMRTARGWRLPALALYAKHMLPNLLTTALTLSGIILTALLGSALITEAVFAWPGLGGVIVQAISIDKDYPVIRAAVFVIGLISLVITLAIDVILGLIDPRTLGD
- a CDS encoding dipeptide/oligopeptide/nickel ABC transporter permease/ATP-binding protein, whose translation is MADTTSPIETATSEKPRAFAWNGGLIAGLVMLAIIALVAIFAPILLGDQASGLGSGPPNSGSTPEHPLGTDTLGRDMLARTLVATRPTVLMATVSTALASIAGIAVGVAIWLAPRRVRQFGLRSIEFAVSYPTMLVAIIVAAILGQGMVQVVVAIAVANTAGFARLTANLAARIASSEYVTTSRLMGVPTSRIALRHVLPNMAEPTLILVAGAFAGTLVEISGLSFLGLGAQSPAYDWGTLLNDGLSKIMVNPIVIVGPAFALTFASLAALLVGDGLAAAANPRSHNRQARLVRSTQAASASPVADDVVLVAEGITVTHQSSGRELVSDVSFTIRRGEVLGIVGESGSGKSLTASVVARLLGEGLTASARRLELAGTDLLGRVSDRRLASSIGLVYQDPGTALNPALVLGSQLTDVLRLRLGKSRRAATETLLAGFRDVRLSDPKGRLRQYPHQLSGGMKQRAMIASAMSPQPDLLIADEPTTALDVTVQREVLTVLKRMNRESGTAVLFISHDLGVVRALCDRVLVLKDGAIVERIDDAQDLADGKVEHPYTKRLLAATPVVSLPDRLVQKEVGV